In the genome of Pseudorca crassidens isolate mPseCra1 chromosome 12, mPseCra1.hap1, whole genome shotgun sequence, one region contains:
- the LHX5 gene encoding LIM/homeobox protein Lhx5 isoform X1 translates to MTVPVPRKDLDICLTSCLLTREDRIGISFDRCGNGGFSEARAGWEVRASGGWDTGLALGDRPCCVCRRFGTKCAGCAQGISPSDLVRKARGKVFHLNCFTCMVCNKQLSTGEELYVIDENKFVCKDDYLSSSSLKEGSLNSVSSCTDRSLSPDLQDPLQDDPKETDNSTSSDKETANNENEEQNSGTKRRGPRTTIKAKQLETLKAAFAATPKPTRHIREQLAQETGLNMRVIQVWFQNRRSKERRMKQLSALGARRHAFFRSPRRMRPLGGRLDESEMLGSTPYTYYGDYQGDYYAPGGNYDFFAHGPPSQAQSPADSSFLAASGPGSTPLGALEPPLAGPHAADNPRFTDMISHPDTPSPEPGLPGALHPMPGEVFSGGPSPPFPMSGTSGYSGPLSHPNPELNEAAVW, encoded by the exons ATGACAGTCCCAGTCCCAAGAAAAGACCTGGATATTTGTCTCACGTCTTGCCTTCTGACCAGGGAGGACAGGATTGGGATCTCATTTGACAGATGTGGAAACGGAGGCTTTTCAGAAGCTAGGGCAGGGTGGGAGGTCAGGGCTTCAGGAGGATGGGACACTGGGCTGGCCCTGGGTGACAGGCCCTGTTGTGTCTGCAGGCGCTTCGGCACTAAGTGTGCAGGCTGCGCGCAAGGCATCTCGCCCAGTGACCTGGTGCGTAAGGCCCGCGGCAAAGTCTTCCACCTCAACTGCTTCACCTGCATGGTCTGCAACAAGCAGCTGTCCACGGGCGAGGAGCTCTACGTCATCGACGAGAACAAGTTCGTGTGCAAGGACGACTACCTGAGCTCGTCTAGCCTCAAGGAGGGTAGCCTCAACTCAG TGTCGTCCTGTACGGACCGCAGCTTGTCCCCGGACCTCCAGGACCCACTCCAGGACGATCCCAAGGAGACGGACAACTCGACGTCGTCGGACAAGGAGACGGCCAACAACGAGAACGAGGAGCAGAACTCGGGCACGAAGCGGCGCGGCCCGCGAACCACCATCAAAGCCAAGCAGCTGGAGACGCTCAAGGCCGCCTTCGCCGCCACGCCCAAGCCCACGCGCCACATCCGCGAGCAGCTGGCGCAGGAGACCGGCCTCAACATGCGCGTCATCCAG GTGTGGTTCCAGAACCGACGGTCCAAAGAACGTCGGATGAAACAGCTGAGCGCCCTGGGCGCCCGGAGACACGCCTTCTTCCGGAGTCCGAGGCGCATGCGCCCGTTGGGCGGCCGCTTGGACGAGTCTGAGATGTTGGGGTCCACTCCGTACACCTACTACGGAG ACTACCAGGGCGATTACTACGCGCCGGGAGGCAACTACGACTTCTTCGCGCACGGCCCGCCGTCGCAGGCGCAGTCCCCGGCCGACTCGAGCTTCCTGGCCGCCTCGGGGCCCGGCTCGACGCCGCTGGGCGCGCTGGAGCCGCCGCTCGCCGGCCCGCACGCCGCCGACAACCCCAGGTTCACCGACATGATCTCGCACCCGGACACGCCGAGCCCCGAGCCGGGCCTGCCGGGCGCGCTGCACCCCATGCCCGGCGAGGTGTTCAGCGGCGGCCCCAGCCCACCCTTCCCCATGAGCGGCACCAGCGGCTACAGCGGACCCCTGTCGCACCCCAACCCCGAGCTCAACGAGGCCGCCGTGTGGTAA